A genomic segment from Biomphalaria glabrata chromosome 16, xgBioGlab47.1, whole genome shotgun sequence encodes:
- the LOC106079598 gene encoding uncharacterized protein LOC106079598, with the protein MDSEPEIRPLKEKIQLFELEAQRVLAPEGTKFWVNKHSLVSPKFKLEGLEQETSIYPTPTNKPTEPKYSIYQTPRNKPALMLSSQNEPTSMTKSTLDKPKPLPKPFQTAATLVAYDVSNRNTSPCHRGSKPGGYTNMSVSHEQKAELELANQIVNKTKPACDSQGQHAAKYTNLKDNRDHTQHTQGHIQEVQTTYHHDEVVGQRDSVDGENEDIPDYGQYKYLDDETKKKQRLNLERESVCEEASLALGGIESLETNDNSLPKLGSFFYKKDVDLMKKSRPDVEEVTPAPEKRFNGNYPDQIDLLLIGKTGHGKSALGNSILNRNAFVSKNNTSSVTKTVSRETSEVNGRIVTVVDGPGVGDTELGVEQAQKFIIEALSSAVAANPRGYHAFLLVIKLGGRLTSEEIDTIDFLKKILGKCFLRKFGILVVTCGDQLEKGTNFQNWVLQQTGVFVDLVKECNNRIILFDNKTEDKEEKEKQLNDLMRIIDHLVLENCRYSNEQFDLARSTRNAIILESKKPVIVEESMLEANLIMQGIESCQVDATDAKSTIRLNVLLTRAKALHKKLIADDNSTGVLREMISHVESVQNTIQVEIQLSQRLSEIYKKMEEKELQLQRQYSRDIHNKFGEISNMYEEKWRQEVAECEAENKSLKQEKDRLHQQLKRIETLNRETFLSKVQSKISKAFAMKIKEKQQKKQTHRDIMLNHNYEEVDISRNT; encoded by the exons ATGGATTCAGAACCAGAGATTCGACCTCTTAAAGAAAAAATCCAACTCTTTGAATTAGAAGCACAAAGAGTCCTTGCACCAGAAGGAACGAAATTCTGGGTCAATAAACATTCTTTAGTATCACCTAAATTTAAACTAGAAGGCTTAGAACAAGAAACCTCGATATACCCAACGCCTACGAACAAACCCACTGAACCAAAATACTCGATATATCAAACGCCCAGAAACAAACCAGCGTTGATGTTATCGTCCCAAAATGAACCCACTTCTATGACTAAATCAACACTAGACAAACCCAAGCCTCTGCCTAAGCCTTTTCAAACTGCGGCCACGTTAGTAGCATACGATGTATCAAACAGGAACACTTCCCCGTGTCACAGAGGCAGCAAACCAGGAGGGTACACAAACATGAGTGTCTCACATGAACAAAAAGCCGAACTAGAGTTGGCAAATCAGATCGTCAACAAAACCAAGCCTGCTTGTGACTCTCAGGGACAGCATGCTGCCAAATACACAAATTTAAAAGACAACCGTGAtcatacacaacacacacagGGACATATACAAGAAGTGCAAACAACTTATCACCATGATGAAGTAGTAGGCCAAAGAGACTCAGTTGATGGTGAAAATGAAGATATTCCCGACTATGGACAATACAAATATCTAGATGATGAGACCAAGAAAAAGCAACGTCTCAACCTAGAAAGAGAAAGCGTGTGTGAAGAAGCCTCATTAGCTCTTGGTGGAATCGAGTCTCTTGAAACAAATGACAACAGTTTGCCCAAGCTAGGAAGTTTCTTTTACAAG aaagatgtagatctaatgaAGAAAAGCAGGCCAGATGTAGAAGAAGTGACTCCAGCACCTGAGAAAAG ATTCAATGGAAATTACCCGGAtcaaatagatctacttttgATTGGGAAAACTGGACACGGGAAAAGCGCTCTTGGGAACTCTATACTGAACAGAAACGCCTTTGTGAGTAAGAACAACACAAGCTCAGTCACTAAGACTGTTTCAAGGGAGACTAGCGAGGTGAACGGCAGAATTGTAACTGTGGTTGATGGACCTGGAGTCGGAGATACAGAGTTGGGAGTTGAGCAGGCTCAGAAATTCATCATTGAAGCTTTATCAAGTGCAGTGGCAGCGAATCCCAGAGGGTACCACGCCTTTCTGTTAGTCATCAAACTTGGGGGAAGACTTACCTCTgaagaaatagatacaattgaCTTTTTAAAGAAGATATTGGGAAAATGCTTTTTAAGAAAATTTGGTATCCTTGTAGTGACCTGCGGTGACCAGTTGGAAAAAGGAACAAATTTTCAAAATTGGGTCCTACAACAGACTGGAGTTTTCGTGGATCTTGTGAAAGAATGCAACaacagaattattttatttgacaataaaactgaagacaaagaagagaaagaaaaacagtTGAACGATCTAATGAGAATCATCGATCATCTTGTCCTGGAGAACTGTCGGTATTCTAACGAACAGTTTGACCTGGCTCGATCAACACGAAATGCAATCATCTTAGAATCAAAGAAGCCGGTCATAGTGGAGGAGTCGATGCTTGAGGCCAATCTAATAATGCAGGGAATTGAAAGTTGCCAGGTTGACGCTACGGACGCCAAATCCACCATTCGTTTAAATGTACTTTTAACACGAGCAAAGGCTTTGCACAAAAAGCTAATTGCTGATGATAATAGCACGGGGGTTTTGAGAGAAATGATTTCACACGTGGAGTCGGTTCAGAATACAATCCAAGTTGAAATACAATTGTCTCAGAGATTGTCTGAGATTTATAAAAAGATGGAAGAAAAAGAGTTGCAATTGCAACGTCAATATTCCAGAGACATACACAACAAATTTGGTGAAATTAGCAACATGTACGAAGAGAAGTGGAGACAGGAAGTGGCAGAGTGTGAGGCCGAGAACAAATCtctgaaacaagaaaaagacaGACTGCACCAGCAGTTGAAACGTATTGAAACTTTAAACCGAGAAACGTTCTTGTCCAAAGTTCAGTCTAAGATCTCTAAAGCATTTGCAatgaaaatcaaagaaaaacaacagaaaaaacaaacacatcgagATATAATGCTCAACCATAACTATGAAGAGGTGGATATTTCAAGAAACACCTAA